In one Steroidobacteraceae bacterium genomic region, the following are encoded:
- a CDS encoding DUF6763 family protein has translation MSRDNDPVKGQWYENVEEDETFRVISVNEDDELVEIEYLDGEIEEIDLDSWHEMDLELTEEPEGWGEDDDEEEDADEDEDDEDDDDWEDDDDDDWDDDDDDLDDDDEDDDRY, from the coding sequence GTGAGCAGAGATAATGACCCCGTCAAGGGGCAGTGGTATGAGAACGTCGAGGAAGACGAGACGTTTCGGGTCATATCGGTTAATGAAGACGATGAACTCGTCGAGATAGAATATCTTGACGGCGAAATCGAGGAGATCGACCTCGACAGCTGGCACGAGATGGACCTCGAACTGACCGAGGAACCGGAAGGCTGGGGCGAGGACGACGACGAGGAAGAGGACGCCGACGAAGACGAAGATGACGAAGATGACGACGACTGGGAAGACGACGACGATGATGACTGGGACGATGACGACGACGATTTGGACGATGATGACGAGGATGACGATCGCTATTGA
- the ccoS gene encoding cbb3-type cytochrome oxidase assembly protein CcoS, producing MLTGLALLLIPISILLVVVAVIALFWAVDDGQYDNLEEASAVVFEETTAPSASDDSQRLPEPPDAA from the coding sequence ATGCTGACCGGACTTGCCTTGCTGCTCATACCGATCTCCATCCTGCTGGTGGTCGTGGCGGTGATCGCCCTGTTCTGGGCGGTGGATGACGGCCAGTACGACAACCTGGAGGAAGCATCGGCTGTGGTTTTCGAGGAAACCACGGCGCCGAGCGCAAGCGACGACTCGCAGCGATTGCCTGAGCCACCTGACGCCGCGTAA
- a CDS encoding acyl-CoA desaturase, producing the protein MRAALRRWVDAGMDFDGPRPDGHDNRIDWARIIPFVAMHLACLAVIWVGVSPIAVLVAVLGYLLRMFAITGFYHRYFSHRAFKTSRVGQFVFGLLGAAAVQRGPMWWAAHHRHHHSCSDREDDLHSPVQHGFVRSHMGWFLTRGGFVPDWRRVRDLLKFPELRWLDRFDIVVPVIYAAAMFALGALLQISQPDLGTSGGQMLVWGFFVSTVACYHGTYTINSLSHVFGKQRYRTGDASRNNWLLALITLGEGWHNNHHHYPSAARQGFYWWEIDVTYYLLKLLSWLGIIWDLKPVPLAVRDHSARRFDKVR; encoded by the coding sequence ATGAGGGCAGCGCTACGCCGCTGGGTCGATGCCGGCATGGACTTCGACGGTCCACGGCCGGATGGCCACGATAACCGAATCGATTGGGCACGCATCATCCCCTTCGTGGCGATGCACCTCGCCTGTCTTGCCGTCATCTGGGTCGGCGTGAGTCCCATTGCGGTACTGGTCGCCGTGCTTGGCTATCTGCTGCGTATGTTCGCGATCACGGGCTTCTACCACCGCTACTTCTCGCACCGGGCTTTCAAGACCAGCCGCGTAGGTCAGTTCGTTTTCGGATTGCTGGGTGCGGCCGCAGTGCAGCGTGGCCCGATGTGGTGGGCAGCGCATCACCGCCATCACCATTCGTGCTCGGACCGGGAGGATGACCTGCACTCGCCCGTGCAGCATGGATTCGTCCGCTCGCACATGGGCTGGTTCCTCACTCGCGGCGGATTCGTCCCTGACTGGCGTCGCGTGCGCGACCTGTTGAAGTTTCCGGAGCTTCGCTGGCTCGATCGTTTCGACATCGTCGTTCCGGTCATCTACGCAGCCGCAATGTTTGCGCTGGGCGCACTCCTGCAGATATCCCAGCCGGATCTGGGAACCAGCGGCGGGCAAATGCTGGTGTGGGGCTTTTTCGTGTCGACCGTCGCGTGCTACCACGGCACCTATACCATCAATTCGCTATCGCACGTTTTCGGCAAACAGCGCTACCGCACGGGCGATGCCAGCCGCAACAACTGGCTCCTTGCGCTGATCACGCTCGGCGAGGGCTGGCACAACAATCACCACCACTACCCCAGCGCCGCCCGTCAAGGCTTCTACTGGTGGGAAATCGACGTCACCTACTACCTCCTCAAGCTGCTCTCCTGGCTCGGCATCATCTGGGATCTGAAACCCGTACCGCTGGCCGTCAGGGATCACTCCGCGAGACGATTCGACAAGGTCCGGTGA
- a CDS encoding FixH family protein — translation MADDTRNRDSLRAGGAPILMMIGIPAVTIVGAFVTLWLALTRGESELPAQYHWEGAALQRDLDAMRLAQQRHASVRLRFEAAHSECVVQLAIDPPLPPTLQLTLAHSTRNDADQRLTVNRQGSDYRSPCTAPMPGRYLVSVAADDLSWLLRGEGSNWSSGIELAAKAMPAEH, via the coding sequence GTGGCAGACGACACACGCAATCGCGACTCCCTGCGTGCGGGCGGGGCGCCGATCCTGATGATGATAGGAATTCCAGCCGTCACGATCGTCGGGGCATTCGTGACGCTGTGGCTGGCGCTCACCCGGGGTGAGAGCGAATTGCCAGCGCAGTATCACTGGGAAGGCGCCGCGTTGCAGCGTGACCTGGATGCCATGCGTCTTGCGCAGCAGCGTCACGCGAGCGTTCGGCTGCGCTTCGAGGCTGCCCACTCCGAATGCGTCGTCCAGCTTGCCATCGATCCACCCTTGCCACCCACATTGCAGCTGACACTGGCGCATTCAACCCGCAACGACGCCGACCAGCGCCTGACGGTCAATCGTCAAGGCAGTGATTATCGCAGTCCCTGCACCGCACCCATGCCAGGCCGCTATCTGGTATCCGTGGCTGCCGACGACCTGTCGTGGCTGCTGCGCGGCGAGGGCTCCAACTGGTCATCGGGAATCGAACTCGCAGCGAAAGCCATGCCAGCCGAGCACTGA
- the htpX gene encoding protease HtpX: protein MKRIFLFLATNLAVVVVLSAVARLLGIDRYLMAQGGNLTGLLVFAALFGFGGAIVSLLMSKWMAKRSMGVRVIAEPRSEVERWLVDTVTMQAHKAGIGMPEVGVFDSPQPNAFATGANRNKSLVAVSTGLLNNMSRPEVEAVLGHEVSHVANGDMVTLTLIQGVVNTFVIFLARIVGNVVDRTVFRSENGRGIAYFATVMIAELVLGILASIIVMWFSRLREFRADAGGASLAGRESMIAALERLKAAHNPAPLPGQMQAFGINGGIGSGIKRLFMSHPPLDERIAALRASNG from the coding sequence ATGAAACGCATTTTCCTCTTCCTGGCCACCAACCTCGCTGTGGTCGTGGTGCTCTCCGCAGTGGCCCGGCTGCTCGGTATCGACCGCTACCTGATGGCTCAGGGCGGAAATCTCACCGGGCTACTGGTCTTCGCCGCACTATTCGGCTTCGGCGGCGCCATCGTCTCGCTGCTGATGTCAAAGTGGATGGCAAAGCGATCCATGGGGGTGCGGGTGATCGCCGAGCCGCGCTCGGAGGTGGAGCGCTGGCTGGTCGATACGGTGACGATGCAGGCCCACAAGGCAGGCATTGGCATGCCCGAGGTCGGTGTCTTCGACTCGCCGCAGCCCAACGCATTCGCAACCGGCGCCAATCGCAACAAATCACTGGTCGCGGTCAGCACCGGTCTTCTGAACAACATGAGCAGGCCCGAAGTGGAGGCGGTGCTCGGCCATGAAGTCAGTCACGTCGCCAATGGCGACATGGTTACCCTGACGCTGATCCAGGGCGTGGTGAATACCTTCGTGATCTTCCTCGCCCGCATTGTCGGCAATGTCGTCGACAGAACGGTATTTCGCAGCGAGAACGGTCGCGGCATCGCCTATTTCGCCACCGTCATGATCGCGGAGCTGGTTCTTGGGATCCTGGCGAGCATTATCGTCATGTGGTTTTCGCGGCTGCGCGAATTTCGCGCCGACGCGGGCGGCGCCTCGCTGGCCGGCCGCGAAAGCATGATCGCCGCGCTCGAGCGACTGAAGGCGGCCCACAACCCCGCACCCCTGCCCGGCCAGATGCAGGCATTCGGCATCAACGGCGGCATCGGCAGCGGCATCAAACGTCTGTTCATGAGTCACCCGCCGCTTGACGAGCGTATCGCAGCACTGCGTGCATCGAACGGATGA
- the ccoP gene encoding cytochrome-c oxidase, cbb3-type subunit III, with protein MSQTASFLITLVTFANIAGALWLLWWMRRRRGGEAQAGSETTGHVWDGDLTESNNPLPRWWLGMFIISVVFSLAYLALYPGLGNFAGTLGWSQAGQLQRETAANAKLIAATFTPFENRDVVDLSRDPAALRVAQNLFINNCATCHGSDGRGAPGFPNLTDNDWLWGGTPQDIVNSIANGRQGVMASWEAVLGPVDVENVVAYVLSLSGRSTPVGDVAAGKARFDQICVACHGADGRGNQLLGAPNLTDGIWLNGGAIDTIRTTIAKGRIGEMPAHLDRLGQLRVNLLAAYVMSLGNGQAAEPK; from the coding sequence GTGAGTCAAACGGCAAGTTTCCTGATTACGCTGGTTACGTTTGCGAATATCGCGGGCGCGTTGTGGCTTTTGTGGTGGATGCGCCGGCGCCGCGGCGGCGAAGCGCAGGCCGGTTCCGAGACGACCGGCCACGTCTGGGACGGCGATCTCACCGAGAGCAACAATCCGTTGCCGCGCTGGTGGCTCGGCATGTTCATCATCTCGGTCGTGTTCTCGCTGGCCTACCTCGCCCTGTACCCGGGCCTCGGCAACTTCGCCGGCACGCTCGGCTGGTCGCAAGCCGGGCAGCTGCAAAGGGAAACCGCGGCGAATGCGAAATTGATCGCAGCGACATTCACGCCCTTCGAGAATCGCGATGTCGTCGATCTCTCGCGCGACCCGGCCGCACTTCGCGTAGCGCAAAACCTGTTCATCAACAACTGCGCGACCTGCCATGGTTCGGACGGGCGCGGTGCACCGGGCTTTCCAAACCTCACGGACAACGATTGGCTGTGGGGCGGCACGCCGCAGGATATCGTCAATTCCATCGCGAACGGCCGCCAGGGCGTGATGGCCAGTTGGGAGGCGGTGCTGGGTCCGGTCGACGTCGAAAACGTCGTCGCCTACGTCCTGTCGCTGTCCGGACGAAGCACGCCTGTTGGCGATGTGGCTGCTGGCAAGGCGCGCTTCGACCAGATTTGCGTCGCCTGCCATGGCGCCGATGGCCGCGGCAATCAACTGCTCGGCGCGCCGAATCTCACCGACGGCATCTGGTTGAATGGCGGCGCGATCGACACCATCCGCACGACCATCGCAAAAGGCCGCATCGGCGAGATGCCGGCGCACCTCGATCGGCTCGGCCAGCTGCGCGTGAATCTGCTCGCCGCCTATGTTATGAGTCTTGGCAATGGACAGGCCGCCGAGCCCAAGTGA
- a CDS encoding VIT1/CCC1 transporter family protein has product MSAPVAGSDTNSWRHEKESAWLYLQVAAVESGERRQLFERLAATAEEQAAQWANNHQLQGLQFTPSLRARIVAVLARTAGPARIKPVLAAMKLRGLSIYSAQPLTPGHHMPTSVEQVGQRHQGVSGGNLRAAVFGVNDGLVSNAGLVIGVAAANASADAVLTAGIAGLLAGALSMASGEYVSVRSQREMFEYQIQLEKEELDEYPDEEAEELALIYNARGLAMDKARDLSRAMMADPARALDTLAREELGLNPDELGSPWGAAIFSFLAFAAGAALPVVPFALHPDPQRGMASAAAIALVSLALVGLAISLFTGRGAWRSAARMVLIGGGAGVIAYAVGSLLGGVTG; this is encoded by the coding sequence ATGAGCGCACCCGTCGCCGGTTCCGACACGAATAGCTGGCGCCACGAGAAGGAGTCGGCCTGGCTGTACCTTCAGGTCGCTGCGGTTGAATCGGGAGAACGCCGCCAGCTGTTCGAGCGTCTGGCGGCGACTGCGGAAGAGCAGGCCGCACAATGGGCCAATAACCACCAACTGCAGGGTCTGCAATTCACGCCCTCGCTGCGCGCGCGCATCGTCGCTGTGCTGGCTCGCACGGCAGGGCCCGCACGCATCAAGCCCGTCCTGGCAGCGATGAAGCTTCGAGGCCTGTCGATCTACAGCGCGCAACCGTTGACACCCGGCCACCACATGCCAACGTCCGTTGAGCAGGTCGGACAGCGCCACCAGGGCGTCTCGGGCGGCAATCTCCGGGCGGCCGTTTTTGGAGTCAACGACGGACTTGTCTCCAACGCCGGCCTCGTCATCGGTGTCGCCGCAGCCAATGCCAGCGCCGACGCGGTCCTCACGGCAGGTATAGCCGGACTCCTGGCCGGAGCTCTGTCGATGGCCTCAGGGGAGTATGTTTCGGTGCGCTCGCAGCGCGAAATGTTCGAGTACCAGATCCAGCTCGAGAAAGAAGAGCTCGACGAATACCCCGATGAGGAGGCCGAGGAGCTCGCCCTCATCTACAACGCGCGGGGCCTCGCCATGGACAAGGCCCGGGACCTGAGCCGTGCCATGATGGCGGACCCAGCGCGTGCGCTCGATACCCTCGCCAGGGAAGAGCTAGGCCTCAACCCGGATGAACTGGGGTCCCCCTGGGGCGCGGCGATATTCTCGTTCCTGGCCTTTGCCGCCGGCGCTGCGCTGCCTGTCGTGCCTTTCGCGCTGCATCCGGACCCGCAGCGCGGTATGGCCAGCGCGGCCGCTATCGCGCTCGTTTCACTGGCACTGGTCGGGCTTGCAATCAGCCTGTTCACCGGCCGCGGTGCCTGGCGCAGCGCTGCGCGCATGGTGTTGATCGGCGGCGGCGCCGGCGTCATCGCCTATGCGGTCGGCAGCTTGCTGGGCGGTGTCACCGGCTGA
- the ccoG gene encoding cytochrome c oxidase accessory protein CcoG has translation MNQPPADTADSYYLAHQKIYPRDVRGRFARLRNIAVLVLLGLFYFMPWLSMAGRQAVLFDLPARKFYIFALVLWPQDFIYLTALLVLAALSLFFFTALAGRLWCGYACPQTVWTEAFLWMERMTEGDRAARMRLDRSPWSASKVMRKGAKQTLWILFALWTGFTFVGYFTPIRTLGAEIFSNSLGPWEIFWILFYGFATYGNAGFLREQVCKYMCPYARFQSAMFDRDTLIITYDAKRGEPRGARRRGTDPAQLGLGDCVDCTWCVQVCPTGIDIRKGLQYECIACAACIDACDAVMDRVGYPRGLVRYTTQHALDGKKTHVMRPRVLIYASLLGVIALALLIAVLTRDPLHLDVIRDRNTLYRMLDNGDAENVYTLKIVNKTQQDHEFAIDVAGSGKLRLTVAGQTHMVRSGEVRAIPVRVARPAYEPQGSENIEFTVRAVDQSDLRARHTARFLAPTQ, from the coding sequence ATGAACCAGCCGCCGGCCGATACGGCCGACTCCTATTATCTGGCACACCAGAAGATCTATCCGCGCGATGTGCGTGGGCGGTTCGCGCGATTGCGCAATATCGCCGTCCTGGTCCTGCTTGGCCTTTTCTACTTCATGCCCTGGCTGTCCATGGCCGGCCGGCAGGCGGTCCTGTTCGACCTGCCGGCCCGCAAGTTCTATATTTTCGCCCTGGTTCTGTGGCCGCAGGACTTCATCTACCTGACGGCATTGCTGGTGCTGGCAGCCCTGTCTCTGTTCTTTTTCACTGCACTGGCCGGTCGCTTGTGGTGCGGCTATGCCTGCCCGCAGACGGTGTGGACGGAAGCATTCCTCTGGATGGAGCGCATGACCGAAGGCGATCGTGCCGCGCGCATGCGCCTCGATCGCTCGCCCTGGTCCGCCAGCAAGGTCATGCGCAAAGGCGCCAAGCAGACGCTGTGGATACTGTTCGCTTTGTGGACGGGGTTCACCTTTGTTGGCTATTTCACTCCGATCCGCACGCTCGGTGCCGAAATCTTCAGCAACTCACTCGGACCCTGGGAGATCTTCTGGATCCTCTTTTATGGTTTCGCCACGTATGGCAATGCCGGCTTCCTGCGCGAACAGGTCTGCAAGTACATGTGCCCGTATGCGCGCTTCCAGAGCGCGATGTTCGATCGCGATACGCTGATCATTACCTACGATGCCAAACGCGGCGAACCTCGCGGAGCAAGACGCCGGGGCACCGACCCGGCGCAACTGGGGCTCGGCGATTGCGTCGATTGCACCTGGTGTGTTCAGGTGTGTCCAACAGGCATCGACATACGCAAGGGCCTTCAATATGAGTGCATCGCCTGTGCTGCCTGCATCGACGCCTGCGATGCCGTGATGGACCGGGTCGGGTACCCGCGGGGCCTCGTGCGCTACACCACCCAGCATGCGCTGGATGGCAAGAAGACCCATGTCATGCGGCCGCGGGTGCTCATCTATGCGAGCCTGCTCGGCGTCATTGCGCTCGCATTACTGATCGCGGTGCTAACCAGGGATCCCCTGCACCTGGATGTCATACGGGATCGCAATACACTTTATCGCATGCTCGACAATGGCGACGCGGAGAACGTTTATACGCTCAAGATTGTCAACAAGACGCAGCAGGACCATGAATTCGCCATCGACGTCGCAGGGAGCGGCAAATTGCGTCTCACCGTTGCCGGGCAGACGCATATGGTCCGCTCAGGCGAGGTGCGGGCAATTCCGGTGCGCGTCGCGCGCCCGGCCTACGAACCGCAGGGTAGCGAAAACATAGAATTCACGGTCCGGGCAGTCGACCAATCCGACCTGCGGGCGCGCCATACGGCGCGCTTCCTTGCGCCGACGCAGTAG
- a CDS encoding cbb3-type cytochrome c oxidase subunit 3 — MDIGTVRGLITAALMVLFIAMVIWAYSGRRKRGFDDAARAPLEEDEVK; from the coding sequence ATGGACATTGGTACGGTTCGCGGGCTGATAACGGCCGCACTCATGGTGTTGTTCATTGCCATGGTGATCTGGGCCTACAGCGGCCGCCGCAAACGCGGCTTCGACGATGCGGCCCGCGCGCCGCTTGAAGAGGACGAAGTAAAGTGA
- a CDS encoding cation-translocating P-type ATPase has product MSGATSSGHAVWRPAQDGEQRVLLAVQGMRCAVCARSVQSALAAVPGVLNAEVNAASHKASVRFDAARTAVPELLRAVSASGFSAEPLAGSSATAAFARERRRAIKRIGLAGLGMMQVGMYLSGMYFASTEQMGEQMTQILRIAGLVITTPVLLYSGQPFLSGAWQALRHGRASMDVTVALALVLAYLASIYNTVTASGDVYFDSIAMFIFFLSLGRYAEMLIRHGNLSAHEALSRTLPATVLLVADDGTTSRVNLAEVKAGMRLRIPAGAVVPVDGELLSASAALDESLLTGESLAVARACGETIYGGSINAGNACEMLAHTASADTRLAGIAALLESALNSRPRVARLADSVASWFILGVLVIAASVAVAWLYVDATRVLPIVLSVLVVSCPCALSLATPAAIAAAGLRLTRNGVLITQADAIERLAGIDTVVLDKTGTLTSGEQRLAGVEVLGSMGRERSLAIAGALEAHSSHPLARAFAVTARGDLSASAVEETPGQGISGVVDGERYWLGRWEFLPHGNSAASGEAAADLWLGDARGACARFTVEEQLRDGTTAALTALRARGIDVVMASGDSERRVTAIASQLAISNARARLDPTQKMELVRELRANGRHVLALGDGINDGPFLASADVGFAVGSGSALAQAASDLLLLGDTLEALPRSIDVARHTVTVIKQNLGWALGYNLAAIPAAALGLVPPWLAALGMSMSSLLVALNARRLAN; this is encoded by the coding sequence ATGTCGGGCGCCACTTCATCCGGTCATGCCGTTTGGCGCCCCGCGCAGGATGGCGAGCAGCGGGTGCTGCTCGCCGTGCAGGGCATGCGTTGTGCCGTTTGCGCGCGCAGCGTCCAGAGCGCACTCGCTGCCGTACCTGGCGTGCTGAACGCCGAAGTCAATGCCGCGAGCCACAAGGCGAGCGTCCGGTTCGACGCGGCCCGCACCGCCGTCCCCGAGCTTCTGCGCGCCGTATCTGCGAGCGGGTTCAGCGCCGAACCCCTCGCCGGGAGTTCTGCCACGGCCGCATTCGCGCGCGAGCGACGCCGCGCAATCAAGCGCATCGGTCTTGCCGGACTCGGCATGATGCAGGTCGGGATGTACCTGTCGGGAATGTACTTCGCCTCGACCGAGCAAATGGGCGAACAGATGACGCAGATACTGCGCATTGCCGGCCTCGTGATCACGACGCCCGTGCTGCTCTACTCCGGGCAGCCCTTCCTGAGCGGTGCCTGGCAGGCCCTGCGCCACGGCCGCGCTAGCATGGATGTAACGGTCGCCCTGGCGCTGGTGCTTGCCTATCTCGCCAGCATCTACAACACGGTGACGGCATCGGGCGATGTGTATTTCGACAGCATCGCCATGTTCATATTCTTCCTCTCGCTTGGGCGTTACGCGGAGATGCTGATCCGCCACGGCAATCTGTCGGCGCACGAGGCATTGTCGCGGACCTTGCCGGCCACCGTATTGCTGGTAGCCGACGATGGCACGACATCGCGCGTGAACCTCGCGGAGGTGAAGGCGGGCATGCGGCTGCGGATTCCGGCAGGAGCGGTGGTGCCGGTCGACGGCGAATTGCTGTCTGCGAGCGCGGCGCTCGATGAATCGCTGTTGACCGGCGAATCGCTTGCCGTGGCGCGCGCGTGCGGTGAAACCATCTATGGCGGCAGCATCAATGCGGGCAACGCCTGTGAAATGCTGGCGCACACCGCGAGCGCCGACACGAGGCTCGCGGGTATCGCCGCCCTGCTCGAGTCCGCCCTGAATTCGCGTCCGCGAGTGGCGCGGCTTGCCGACAGCGTCGCCAGCTGGTTCATACTCGGCGTGCTGGTCATCGCCGCATCGGTCGCAGTAGCGTGGTTGTACGTCGATGCGACGCGAGTGCTGCCGATCGTGCTGTCGGTGCTGGTCGTCAGCTGCCCCTGCGCGCTGTCGCTGGCAACGCCTGCAGCCATCGCGGCGGCCGGGTTGCGGCTCACACGCAATGGAGTCCTGATCACCCAGGCCGATGCCATCGAACGACTTGCCGGGATCGATACCGTCGTACTCGACAAGACCGGAACCCTTACGAGCGGCGAGCAGCGGCTCGCAGGGGTCGAAGTGCTGGGCAGTATGGGTCGCGAGCGCAGCCTCGCCATCGCAGGCGCACTCGAGGCGCACTCGAGTCATCCGCTGGCGCGCGCGTTTGCCGTCACCGCGCGCGGCGACCTGTCGGCGAGCGCAGTCGAGGAAACTCCAGGCCAAGGCATCAGCGGCGTCGTCGACGGCGAGCGCTATTGGCTGGGGCGATGGGAATTCCTCCCGCACGGCAATTCGGCGGCTTCCGGCGAAGCGGCGGCCGACCTGTGGCTGGGCGATGCACGCGGGGCATGCGCGCGATTCACCGTGGAGGAGCAGCTGCGGGACGGTACCACGGCAGCCCTCACCGCCCTGCGGGCGCGGGGAATCGACGTCGTGATGGCAAGCGGCGACAGCGAACGCAGGGTCACGGCCATTGCCTCGCAGCTCGCGATCAGCAACGCCAGGGCGCGGCTGGACCCGACGCAGAAAATGGAACTCGTGCGGGAACTGCGCGCCAACGGCCGACACGTACTCGCGCTGGGCGATGGCATCAATGACGGGCCGTTCCTGGCAAGTGCCGACGTCGGCTTCGCCGTCGGCTCAGGCTCTGCGCTGGCCCAGGCGGCATCGGATCTGCTACTGCTAGGGGATACGCTGGAGGCACTGCCCCGCAGCATCGACGTGGCGCGCCACACCGTCACGGTCATCAAGCAGAACCTCGGTTGGGCGCTCGGCTACAACCTGGCCGCGATCCCGGCCGCCGCGTTGGGACTGGTTCCGCCGTGGCTGGCCGCACTCGGCATGTCCATGAGTTCGCTGCTGGTGGCATTGAATGCGCGCCGGCTCGCCAACTGA
- the ccoO gene encoding cytochrome-c oxidase, cbb3-type subunit II has product MKHEIVERRPALLGILIALVISVGGLVEIVPLYFQNVTREAAPGVEPYGALALEGRDIYVREGCYVCHSQMVRALRAETERYGHYSLAGESVYDHPFQFGSKRTGPDLARVGGRYSDEWHRVHLTNPRDVVPESNMPGYPWLAKNTIDASGTPKKMQLMRRLGAPYSDAQIESAGSEVQGKSELDALIAYLQGLGKASRGWQ; this is encoded by the coding sequence ATGAAACACGAAATCGTCGAACGCCGCCCCGCCCTTCTCGGCATCCTGATTGCGCTGGTGATCAGCGTCGGCGGGCTGGTGGAAATTGTTCCACTTTACTTCCAGAACGTGACGCGCGAAGCAGCCCCCGGCGTCGAGCCCTACGGCGCGCTTGCGCTGGAAGGCCGCGACATCTATGTGCGCGAGGGATGTTATGTCTGCCATTCACAGATGGTGCGGGCACTGCGCGCTGAAACCGAACGCTATGGCCACTACTCATTGGCCGGTGAGTCCGTATATGACCATCCCTTCCAGTTCGGCTCGAAGCGGACCGGCCCCGACCTTGCGAGGGTGGGCGGGAGATACAGCGACGAGTGGCACCGTGTGCATTTGACCAACCCGCGCGACGTCGTACCCGAGTCCAATATGCCGGGCTACCCGTGGCTTGCGAAAAATACGATCGATGCCAGCGGGACACCGAAGAAAATGCAATTGATGCGCCGTCTCGGCGCCCCGTACAGCGATGCCCAGATCGAGTCGGCCGGCAGCGAAGTGCAGGGCAAATCCGAACTCGATGCGCTCATTGCCTATCTGCAGGGCCTCGGCAAAGCGTCGCGTGGCTGGCAGTGA